The genomic stretch CAAGGCCTAAAAAAAGGCCAAATTTGtctattgtatttttttgaAGCGCAGTACACACATGTCATATTTGGCATCGGAACTGTCGAATCTTCTTCTGGGATTTACCAAGGATTCGAGCAAAACTgatcaaaataaattggtTATATCAAAAGATTATTCTCTCAATTATAACGAGACTAACCGTGATATAGCAGTTGACTCTGTAAGATATTCTATAATTAACAATGGCATATACCAAACGTTTGAAATAATCAACGACCTCCCGAATGACGCTAAGCAGAATTTTAAGTTCGAAGCATACGATGGAATACTCAAAATGGTGAATTTTGTGTTACTACCTTCTCCCTTTCCTCTAAAGTACTACGAGAAGTGCTGCATCAGTTCTACCATTTTAACTGAAGTTGTTGACGAGATGTCAGTGAATCTACAACTGTTGAACGAGTTGTTTAAACCTATTTTGAAGTACGACAAATTTGTAAGGGACTTGTTGAGTATATCTAACGAGGTGTACGGCCCAGGTGGTAGGAATATAACTGAGGATCTGAGGACACACATATCTAGATCGGACTATTTTATACATGTTGAAAACCTGGATAGGGAGTCGTATGAACGAGAATTCTGTAGATACTGTCAATACGACCACTGTCTATGTCACTTTGGACGCACAGCTACCTCAGGTAATGCACGGcatttaattaattcaaTTTAGGCGACGAAAAACCAGATTTCAAACTTGTGGAAATTAATTTGGGTGGCTGTTCACTATCTCACTACTCTAAGACGGTGCATAAAGTCCACAATAAGGTCTTAACGACTTCTATCATTGATTTACACGAGTCTGATAAGGAGAAGACTGATAAGCTTGTGTCAGAGAAGAAAACGTTGCACATGAACAACGACCCAGACAGGTCATTCACACTACCAATATCAGAGTCACACAAGGCGTACCTGAACAAATACACCCCAATCTTCGGTCAAAAAAGAGTGTGTGTGTTCCTGATTCCTGACATAAACTTTATTAACTACATTGACACTTATTTCATTTCCAGTGACGTTTTTGACAAGTACCGAATTTTCGTCAAAACTGTACAGCTTGACTTGTTAATAGATTGGATGAAACGCAAGATGCTGTTTCTTGCCAGCGACTGGGAGTATAACCCAGATGGCACTGTTAGATTTACAGATTACAGCTGCTACGGCTCTAAACTAAAGCCAGGAAGACTagtgttaaatttaatggcAAATCCAAATTTTACGTCCGTAAACAAATCAAACCTATTTGAAGTGAGCACAGTTTATTCCAGAGACTATTACGACTCCAGTGAAATGGTCAGTGACGATGCTGTGAATTTGAGAAAGCTGATAGAATTTTCTGATGCGGTTAAAATCCCAAATTCTCTCCTACAATTGGTCAATTCTAAAAGGGCtcaaatgtattttagcaACCCAAAGCATATAGATGAGCTACTATCCTCATACAACAAAAGAGTCAAGgttagaaaaaataaaaatcattgCTTTTAGGGTGTGAAGAGAAACAAAGGTTTATCTGACCTGGTCAAAGGAACATGGATACTGCAAGTGGACCCATCGTTGGAAAGCAGTGTGGAAGTAGTCAACGATGCAATCAAAAACCCAcacaaatatgttttaaaagcTAATCGGGAAATAGGAAAGGGGCTTTTATTCAACGAAAAGTTGGCATCTCGATTAAAAGAATGCTCAAATAACAAGGAAGAACTATCTCAGTATgttttaatgaaaaaaatatcaGTTCCTTCGCAACCAGGACTGTTCGTcaaacatttaaaaaatgggTCATTTGAAGTGTTTGGCTACCATTCGTTGACAGAACTGGGAATATACCACTATGCTCTATACGACGGCAACGAGTGTAAGGTCAACGAAGCAAACGGGTACCTCGCCAGAACTAAACCAGAGTTTGCAACTGGAGGAGGTCTGTCAGCAGGCTGCGGTTTCATTAACAGCGTCTTATTGTTTTGACATCAAATCgaattttaatgtagtatCTCAGCATCTCATAACctattgtatatttattttactactTCATATACACTTCGATGTTTTGTTGTTACCGGGGCTGAAACCTCCATACTTCAGGTCCGGAACATGTTATATCACGACACAtaggtttaaaaaattacaataaCAGTTTATAGGCCGATTCGTGGATTATACTACTAGCGTGTGCATACATCTATTCA from Theileria orientalis strain Shintoku DNA, chromosome 1, complete genome encodes the following:
- a CDS encoding glutathione synthetase, producing the protein MSYLASELSNLLLGFTKDSSKTDQNKLVISKDYSLNYNETNRDIAVDSVRYSIINNGIYQTFEIINDLPNDAKQNFKFEAYDGILKMVNFVLLPSPFPLKYYEKCCISSTILTEVVDEMSVNLQLLNELFKPILKYDKFVRDLLSISNEVYGPGGRNITEDLRTHISRSDYFIHVENLDRESYEREFCRYCQYDHCLCHFGRTATSGDEKPDFKLVEINLGGCSLSHYSKTVHKVHNKVLTTSIIDLHESDKEKTDKLVSEKKTLHMNNDPDRSFTLPISESHKAYLNKYTPIFGQKRVCVFLIPDINFINYIDTYFISSDVFDKYRIFVKTVQLDLLIDWMKRKMLFLASDWEYNPDGTVRFTDYSCYGSKLKPGRLVLNLMANPNFTSVNKSNLFEVSTVYSRDYYDSSEMVSDDAVNLRKLIEFSDAVKIPNSLLQLVNSKRAQMYFSNPKHIDELLSSYNKRVKGVKRNKGLSDLVKGTWILQVDPSLESSVEVVNDAIKNPHKYVLKANREIGKGLLFNEKLASRLKECSNNKEELSQYVLMKKISVPSQPGLFVKHLKNGSFEVFGYHSLTELGIYHYALYDGNECKVNEANGYLARTKPEFATGGGLSAGCGFINSVLLF